A portion of the Channa argus isolate prfri chromosome 19, Channa argus male v1.0, whole genome shotgun sequence genome contains these proteins:
- the LOC137104901 gene encoding patched domain-containing protein 3-like — protein sequence MGCRRTDCLARPLSSLFERLGSLVGTWPFYFFVIPILLSAALGGGFTLLRDREDNHVERQFTPRKGPSKATRAFVRENFPYNYHMFSQDRLYDKGSFASFIAVSANNSNVLANPAFEDIIRLNNEVLNITVDNGRVGFNELCAKANGECVHNVILEIVSSSEKDKTSIRYPVHTHRSSSVFLGSVLGGVNTDANSSVISAQAVKLFYYLENQESTAEVSKLWLTEFKELFSKESCCKHIDVSYYTSKSRQEEIDSHTIDGFPLFLITYACAITISVLSCLRRDNVRNKLWVAVFGVLSSGLAVLSSFGLLLYIGVPFVITVANSPFLILGIGLNNMFIMISDWQHTNVCDPVPKRMAHSYKEAIMSITITALTDVLKFFIGVMSDFPSVQSFCLYTSTSIIFCYIYTITFFGAFLALNGKREASNRHWLTCMKIPSENPDEYSKMYHICCVGGDYDKNTGAERKQLASNFFKDFYGPFLMKTWVKGVVIFLYTVYLGTSIYGCFHVKQGIELYDLAADNSLVTRYNKKHRWYFSDYGPSVMVVVSEEFPYWNRTKRYQLQECIDDFKRLQFVDDDVYTSWLDSYLSYGQERDLNLEDRDVFFNNLSQFFVLFPFLQQDVNLTGGAIHASRFFIQTVDIANASMEIHMLKGLKTVAEKCRAASLLVYNQEFIFYDQYSVVVSSTIKNVSVITVVMLVVSLLLIPNPLCSLWVTYSIGSVTAGVTGFMALWDVSLDSISMIIFTVCIGFTVDFSAHVAYAFVSSNKTRFNDKAVDALSSLGYPILQGASSTILGVSVLATSEFHIFRTFFKIFFLVMFIGMLHGLVFIPVFLSSLTCNLDKDKNKDEGLKISKL from the exons ATGGGCTGCAGACGCACAGACTGCCTCGCGAGGCCTCTGTCAAGTCTTTTTGAAAGACTGGGGTCACTTGTAGGCACTTggcctttttacttttttgtcattCCTATACTCCTCTCAGCAGCACTCGGCGGAGGCTTCACTTTACTCAGAGACAGGGAGGACAATCACGTTGAACGGCAGTTCACACCCAGAAAAGGACCCTCGAAGGCAACGAGAGCTTTTGTCAGAGAAAACTTTCCCTACAACTACCACATGTTTTCACAGGACAGGCTGTATGACAAGGGCAGCTTTGCCTCATTTATTGCCGTGTCAGCTAACAACTCTAACGTACTAGCAAACCCTGCCTTTGAGGACATCATCAGACTCAACAATGAGGTCCTTAATATCACTGTGGACAATGGGAGGGTGGGATTCAATGAGCTATGTGCGAAAGCCAATGGAGAATGCGTCCATAATGTCATTCTGGAAATTGTGAGCTCTAGTGAAAAGGATAAAACCAGCATCCGCTACCCTGTCCATACACACAGATCCAGTTCTGTCTTTCTGGGTTCTGTTCTCGGTGGAGTTAACACTGATGCCAACAGCTCAGTAATAAGTGCTCAGGCTGTGAAACTCTTCTACTACCTGGAGAATCAGGAAAGCACAGCTGAAGTCTCCAAATTATGGCTGACAGAATTTAAAGAACTCTTTTCCAAAGAGTCGTGCTGCAAACACATTGAT GTGTCTTACTACACCTCCAAATCCAGGCAGGAGGAGATTGACAGTCACACCATAGATGGCTTCCCTCTATTCCTCATCACGTATGCCTGTGCTATCACCATTTCTGTGTTATCCTGCCTGAG AAGGGACAATGTGAGGAACAAGCTGTGGGTGGCTGTCTTCGGCGTCTTATCCTCCGGCCTGGCTGTGCTCTCGTCTTTTGGTCTGCTGCTTTACATCGGAGTTCCTTTTGTTATTACAGTCGCAAACTCTCCGTTTCTGATACTCG GAATTGGCCTCAACAACATGTTCATAATGATTTCAGATTGGCAGCACACCAATGTGTGTGATCCGGTGCCAAAGCGAATGGCTCACTCGTACAAAGAAGCAATCATGTCCATCACCATCACCGCCCTGACCGATGTTCTCAAGTTCTTCATAGGCGTCATGTCCGACTTCCCATCTGTGCAGTCGTTCTGCCTGTACACCAGCACCTCCATCATATTTTGCTACATCTACACCATCACATTCTTTGGTGCCTTCCTGGCTCTTAATGGGAAACGGGAAGCCAGCAACAGGCACTGGCTGACCTGCATGAAAATACCATCAGAAAACCCTGATGAATATTCCAAGATGTATCACATCTGTTGTGTGGGTGGTGATTATGATAAGAACACtggagcagagagaaaacagctaGCGAGTAATTTCTTTAAGGATTTCTATGGCCCGTTTTTGATGAAAACCTGGGTCAAGGGTGTCGTAATCTTTCTTTATACAGTGTATTTAGGTACAAGTATTTATGGATGTTTCCATGTAAAACAGGGGATTGAGCTTTATGATCTGGCAGCAGATAACTCTCTTGTTACGAGATATAATAAGAAGCATAGATGGTATTTCTCGGATTACGGCCCATCTGTGATGGTTGTTGTAAGTGAGGAATTCCCCTATTGGAATAGGACCAAGAGGTACCAACTTCAGGAATGCATAGATGACTTTAAAAGGCTCCAGTTTGTAGATGATGATGTCTACACATCCTGGCTCGACTCTTACTTGTCATATGGACAAGAAAGAGATTTAAACCTCGAGGATAGAGACGTCTTTTTCAACAATCTATCtcaattctttgttttatttccatttctgcaACAAGATGTAAACCTGACTGGAGGGGCCATCCATGCATCCCGGTTCTTCATTCAGACTGTTGACATTGCCAATGCAAGCATGGAAATCCACATGCTCAAAGGTCTTAAAACTGTTGCCGAAAAATGCAGAGCGGCGTCCTTGTTAGTGTATAACCAAGAATTCATCTTCTATGACCAGTACAGTGTGGTGGTGAGTAGCACGATTAAAAACGTGAGCGTGATCACAGTGGTGATGTTGGTTGTCTCTCTCCTGCTGATACCTAACCCCCTCTGCTCATTGTGGGTGACATATTCGATTGGCTCTGTGACTGCGGGGGTGACTGGTTTTATGGCGCTGTGGGACGTCAGTCTCGATTCCATATCCATGATCATTTTCACGGTCTGCATCGGCTTCACGGTGGATTTCTCCGCTCACGTGGCGTACGCCTTTGTCTCTAGCAACAAAACGAGGTTTAATGACAAAGCAGTGGATGCTCTCTCCAGTTTAGGTTATCCAATACTTCAAGGCGCCTCTTCCACCATTTTAGGGGTGTCTGTGTTGGCTACGTCTGAATTTCACATCTTCCGAACCTTTTTTAAGATCTTCTTCCTTGTCATGTTTATTGGGATGCTTCATGGCCTTGTTTTCattccagtgtttctgtcatcattaacatgcaacttagataaagataaaaataaagatgaggGCTTAAAAATCAGCAAATTATGA